CCATATCATAGAGATCAAAGATCAGGGAAGTAAATCGATCATAGGCGGAAAAAAGGTTTTGAGCCTCAAGCAGGGGCAAATAGGCCGTACTTCGGTTCATTTCGGGAGTAGGCAGTTTTAATATCCCTTTGACAGGGTACAGACCTGCAGCAGTGGCTCCGTGATAACCTGAAGAGAATAAGATCAAAGTATCGTTGACTTTAATTCCGAGGAATTTTGCCAATCCTTCTGCTACCAGGATACTCTTGTCATTCTGTTCTATAAATTGGCCTTCCTGCAAATATGATTTTACCTGAGTCATCTCATCCTCCTGGTCAGGATCTATTCCCATCACGGCTATACCCTTGGTTGACTCCCCTGAAGATGCCAGGGCAAATGATTCCAGTCTTGGAAAAACGACCCGAACCCTGCTGTCTTCTCTAAATTCTTGAACAAGGTCAGGATCAATGTCCATGGTATTATTAATATTTTTATCGTCCCAATAGTCTTTGTTTTGTATCTGCAGATAGCCCGAATAGGATTCCACCGCGTTCTCCTTCATTTTTGCATAAGATCCTTTTTGAAAACCTCTCATGATGATTGCAAAAAACAAGGCGAACATAATTGAAGCCACTGTGATCAGTGTCCTTCTCTTATTTCTCCAGATATTTCTCCAGGCTATTTTAACAATGGTTTTCATCAGAATGCAATTTTATCGGATTCGCTTCATATTTTGCTGAGAAAAATAAGAATCATCGATCTCAATATCGAACTCAATTTCCTTCAAAAATAAAACCGTTTTCTTTCCCTCCTCCCCTGCGGGAACGATCTCAATTCTCGTAGGTATCAAACGTCCGTCCATCTTTTTAAAATCATAACCAAAATCGCTTTTTACCAGTTCCTCATCTTCATCAAAATATTCTGATTTAATTTGAATGAACTCATCTTTGGTGATCCATTTATACACTTTCCCCCAGATAACCGCGGCTTCTTCCTTGGGTTGCATTTCAATTTTATAACAGCTCAGTCCTTCAACTTCCTCTTCCCCCTCCAGGCTATGGTTGTAATCCACCACGATGGAGCTTTCTTTCAAAATATCATCATTGGTGTAATCTGACCCCATCCATCCCTGTGACATCATCGACGCAGGAATTTTTATCATTCTTCCAATGGAAGGCATCCAGTTCCACATTTCAGTTTTCCGCTTCATAAAAACCTGTCCTTTATCACGGGCAGGAGACGTTATATATGTCATGGAATAATCAAGGCCATTAGCCCAGGATTTCATAGCGATATCTCTCTGCCAGGTTGGCCTGATGATTTGCATTTCCATAACAGATTTATTCGTCTTCCCTCTTATTTTTTCATCGGCCTTTTCTATTATTTCTTTCGCGGTTAATGTTTCTTGGGCATAAAGTGCTGATTCACCCACCACAAAAATCATTATAAAGGCAAATAAGTGCGTAAATTTCATAGATTTGAATTCAGAGATAATTCCTATAAATTTAACCCTTTTACTTATAAAATTGAGCAGAATTACAATTATTCTTTATGTTTCAATTGGATTGAATTCTTGCTACCAAATCTTGATTTTATAGCATCAATACTGGTGAAAGGCCTGTGAAACAAATTGAAGAACTTCGGGAAGGGAATCTCTCCAGTAGGTCCAGTTGTGCGCCCCATCCCGAACTCTGTATTCATGTGGAACCTCCTTTTTCTTCATCGCAATATGAACGAGGCTGTTACCTTCATATAAGAAATCGTCATCACCACAATCAATATACCAGCGAATCGATGCTATTTTTTTCACCTCCATAGCATTGACAAGGGACACAGCATTATGATTGTTAAAATAATTTTGAAGTTCCTCTTCATCATATACCTCATCCTTGGAGTCTATAAAATACTCCTTGAAATCTTCCATGGTTAAAGGCCCTACATAAGCACTTAAGGGCGCGGCTGAAGAGAACAATTCAGGATGACGCAAAGCATACATAAATGTACCTCCTCCACCCATGGACAGGCCTGAGATTGCACGATATCGTTTTTCCTTTTTTATTCGGTAAGTTTTTTCAACATAAGGCATCAATTCCTCAAAAAAGAAATCTTCATAGTTCCATTTTCCGTTAATATCATTGAAATAGCCCCTTTGACCCGTATTTGCATCAGGCATTACAATAATCATGGGAGTAGCCTTACCTTCCTTGATGGCTTTATCAGCAATATGCAAAACCTCTCCAAACTGCACCCAACCTGTTTGATCATCACCTGCCCCATGTAATAAATACAATACAGGGTAGCTTCGTTCTGAATTTTTATAGTCCGGAGGTAAATAAATGGCGAATTTTCGTTCGCTATCCAATATTTTGCTCTCCATACTTAAATTGTCATAGACTTTACCATTTTGGGCAACAACCGTCAAAGTCCAAAATAAAATCGATACTAAACTGAAACTTATTTTCTCCATTTTCATGATACTATTCTAATATTTTTGAATTCTTTAATTGGAATTGCTCACAAAAGCAACCTTTTTGCTATCCGGGGACCAGCTGGGCACATTAATAGTTCCCTGTCCACCATAAACATAAGAAAGTATTTTTGGTTCCCCTCCACTCACAGGCATCATTCTCAAATAAACATGCTTGTAAAATGGATGATCACCGGATTCCACATCGGTTCCAAAAGACAGAAACAGAATTTTCTTTCCGTCAGGAGAAATATGTGGGAACCAGTCATTCAAATCATCAAAGGTAAGTTGTTCGACTCCACTTCCATCGGGTTTCATTCGATACAACTGCATGGTCCCGGTTCTGTTTGAATTAAAATAAATAAAGTTTCCCGATGGATCGTATTCCGGGCCATCGTCCAGTCCTTCCGTATCTGTAAGCTGAGTTTCTTCACCGGTTGCTATCTCCACACTATAAATATCGTATTGATTATTTCTGCTACCGGTAAAAACCAATTCCTTGGCATCCGCAGACCAACCGTGTAAATAGGAAGGCCCAAGCCCTTTTTTTGTTACTCTTACGGGCTCAGAAGAACCCTCCACCGGCAGAGTGTAAATGGCCGAATCTCCGTTATCCTCGTCATCATGATGACTTATGGCCAGCTGCTTTCCGTCAAATGACAATACATGATCATTATTGTTCCTAACGGCGAAACCTGTATTGATAGTTGATGTTCGGCCACTCTGAAGGTCATACCTGTATAAATATCCATTGGAATTATAGATCAGTGCTTTTCCGTCAGTAGTCCAGTTTGGCGCCTGAATGGAGTGGGCAGAGGAAAAAAGTATTTTCCGGTGAAGTGTTTCCACATCCAGCACTTCCATATGACTTCCTAAATAATCCTGATATTGTTCACCCGATTCATCAAAGGGTTTGATGATCCTGACGTTTCTAAAAATGGCTTTTTCAACAACATCAGGATTATGAGAGCAAACAAATAAGCCAACAAATACTTCATTATTCAATTTTGAATCCTCGTAGATTACCTTTTTAAGAGGCTGTCCCAGCTTGGCCGTTCCCATAATAAATGTATTTCCTCGTCTTTCGAGTTCAACGATATCAGGAGACGTATCCGAAGAAGTCAATTCATTTGTATCACCCCCGATGGAATCCCTGAACTGAAGTGATACCAGTCCATCCCCATGCACCGCGGCACTGACATGTTCTGAATTTGGCCTAAAACTATTTCGGGCCATCCAGCCTATTTTTCTATGCGGATCAACTCCGGATCCAACAAATTTTACCTGTGCCCTCAGAATAAAATCTCCTTGTATACTTTTCCACAAATAATGAAACTGATCGTCATCAAACCACATATTCTTTCCGGATCCTTCGATCAAATACTCCTGATCATCACTTAGATAGGAAACATTTCCCTGATGATCAACGGCACCAATATCCATATGACTGAAAAAAATTCCGGTAGGGTCGGTTTGAGAAATCAATTTTTGATACGGCATCAAAGAAAAAAGTAATAATATAACAAATGGGTTCAGTCGGTTCATGATATAAGGATTTAGTTGGGTTACTAGAATTGCTTTTACCAATTCCACATTAAAAATAAGAAAAAAAGTGTCTATTTAAACCCTTTGCAAACCTTATCTTAAGACCGCTTCCTCTACGATCAGCGGATAAACATATCCTGCTCCAAATTCTCTGTCAATCGCCAATATACCCTCAAAAACAACGGTATCTCCTACCTGCACGTTTTCTTGAGTTGTAAATGTCAGATCAGAACGCGATTCACCGGTGGTTCCATCCATCAGATGTACCCAGTTTCGGTCCATAATATCTTTATTGACTTTAACCACCTGGCCCCTGACACGTACTTTCTTCTTGTTAAAATCTTTAGAGTTGGCATACAATTCCCCGATACTTTGACCTCCTTCTGCCGGACTGATCTTAATACTGTCCAACATGCGCTGTATTTCCATTTTTCTTTTTGAAATCACCTCAGCTTTTTTTGATTCGGCATCAATCGGTTCCTTACTGATCTGATCGACAAAAAAGATACGATCAAAAACCCTGTTGAGCTCTTTACTTTCAAAATTACTCATTTCCATGGCTTGGGTGAAATAAAGCTTATCTCCCTCCTTCGCATCTGTTTTCGTAACAGCAAGCCAAAACTCCTGACCCGATTCGGTTACCAAAAGATAGGTATATCCAGATGTTTGTTGTATTTCTTTTACAACCACCTCATTCTGGGCGATTTCATTCTTAACGGGACTATAATCCTTCTTTTTATTTTCACAGGATATAGTCAGTACAAAACAAATAATTAAAAAAGTAATTCTCATTGGATCAATTTTATTTGGATAATTTTTCAAAAGTACAAAATACATAATTCTGGATCGAACCGGACGGAGTAACATGAATAGTTTCAAAATCGTGAAATCTACTAAAGTCATTTGAAAATAAATTATTCAATGCGTGGGCATCGTATTGTCTGATTGGAAGGCCACTGCATTTTAAGGGCCCTGTTTTTGAAAAGGTTCCGAGTATCAGATTTCCTCCGGAGTCCACTGCCGAGGTTGCCACCTTCCTGTATAATTCGACATCCTCATCATCGGTTAAAAAATGTAAACACGCCCGATCATGCCATATTGTATAGGTTTCAGAAGGTTTAAACACCCTTATATCCGTACAAATCCATTTTATTTTCGCACTCAGAGGGCCGAGTCTTTTTTGAGCCCTTTCTATGGCTTTTTCAGATATATCGAGAACAGTTATATTTTTAAATCCATTAAGGAGCAAATGATCGGCGAGCAAACTGTCACCACCTCCGACATCTATAATTTTGGCAGATTTATCTAATTCTGTTGCTTGAATCAAATTCAAAGATTCATTTGGAACCCGTTGATACCAGCCCACTGATTCCAGCGGTTTTTCGTTATAAACCTTGTTCCAATATTGTTCCTTTTCTTTGAATTGTCCCATTTATAATCTTTCAGAAGGTTTTTCACTGAATCTGTGGCAGCGCCACTACATGAGCGTGAACCTCAATACCGTTCAAGTTTAATTCCGATCTTTTATCATACATTTTAATCCCTTTTATATCGTTAAGCTTGCCTTTCTGTGAAATGGCTTTAACCCCATAAAAGATTTCTTTATCGGCCACGGCCTTGATATGAACAATATGCCCCGATTTTCGGACCCCTCTAACCTCCAGGGTGGAGCCGTTCTTTGTAATTGCTTTGATAGCATATACTTTTCCTTCATTATCAATGGCAGCAACAGGTTTATACTGTTCCTCGCTCACCAGGACTTTTACCGGTAATTGCTCTTCCCTGACAAATGCCTTTATTTCCATAATGTACTTCTGGTTAGAATCTTCAAGGGCCTTGACGTCATAAATATTTCCATTTTCATCAAATGCCTTTACATCCAGGGTATAACCTTCGGGGTGCAATGCCTTTACATGCCAAATAAATTGTTGGAGCTCATCCGACTGAATTTCGTACTGACCCTCTCTTTGCGCCTGACCTGAAAAAGTCAAAAAAAATAAAATGATCCACCCAAAATAGTTTATTACTGATCTCATGAGATTACCATATCAATTCTTTTCAAAAATACATATCTTAAAAGACCTCAACTATGACTTTGGTTAGTTTTTCCAGTGCCGGAAACGCCAAGAAATAAAAAAAACTCCAAAAAATTGGAGTTTTTAAACCTATTAAAAAAATTCAATTGGAGGGATCTAATCGTATCGCAAAATCTGTTTCCTCCCTCTCCTTTTGATCGTACTGTCTTCTGAGTTCCTTGAGATCTGTATTCATTTCGCCGGTTTCAATGTAATCCTTAAAAGATAATAAACTGTCAAAATTGGATTTTTTTAATTTCCCCTTTAACATACTTGTTGTTAGGTAATTATTCATCTCATACTCTGTTCGGCTAAACAAAACAGTTTGACCCGATCTGTTGCGTCTTACCCCATAGGTCACTTCCATCTGTCGGGTTGGAAAATTTTCCGTGTCGTAAACATCATAGGTAAAATAAACACCGTCTACAAACGCTACAATACGTTCTTTGTTTATTATATTATTGATTCCATTGGGAATATGAATTTCTCTTTCTGCTCCAAGCACAGCAACTCCTGTACCTTCATTGAGCATATAGGATTCATCAATAGTTGCATTAAAATTGCTGACTTCTCCATATGATTGTAACACCTTCCAGACCTGCTGAGGACTGCCATTAACAATCACCTCATTATAAATTGTTTTGCTTTTTTTAAAATCACTTTTAACTTGGGCGTAAATCGCCGATGTTACTGTTAAAAACAGCCACAAAAACAGGTGGATGGATAAATTTATATTCGCTTTCATCGTTTCACATTTGGGGGATCGTATGAAACAATTTCTTGTTATACAGGTTAAACTTCAATTCCAAAAGACCAACATTTTTATTTATTTAAAACCTCGAATATATTGAGATTTGAAGCGGTCCTTTTAAAAATAGACGAAGAACTTAAGCCCGGGTTACAGCGAAATAAAGAGAAAGACCCTATTTAACATAAAAATAACATTAGAACCTGAAGAATTTACCTTCTTTCAAAAAGAAACAGGTCTCAAATAGCCATTGTTATTGAAGACCTGTTTCAAAAATTACGATCAATAAATGATCATCTCATTATTTAATGCGACTCTTTAGGATCCCGATGAGGATATTTCTGAATCAACTCCATATGGCTTTTCATAAACATCTGAATGGGTGCCACGGCAAATAAACCAGGATAAAGTTTCCCGTATTTTTCACCTGGATCCCGCTTTATGTTATAAAAATCCATTCCTGGCAATCCTCCATGACCCTCTTTAATATGTACTTTAAAATCCTCATAGCGAATGGCACCCAACTGAGAACCACTATAATGTGTTATATAATTTCTTCGTCCGTTACCCTCACCTAGCAATAGTAAAGCGGTCTGATCTATTCCATCTGTTATCCTGTCGGTTGGAATTTTATCCTCAATACCGGCTACTCTGCATGCGGTTGTATACAGATCGGTCACATGGATTATGTCATTCGGATCCTGATTTGGTTCAATCATACCCGGCCAGTAGGCCATGGCAGGTACTCTAACTCCACCTTCGAGAACATCTCCTTTTGCACCTCTTAACAAAGTGTAACCGGAAGTAGGATAGAAAGCATACATAGGCCCGTTATCACTAATCCAGATTACAAGTGTATTCTCTTCAATACCTTCTTCCTTCAGGGTATTTAACACATTATCCACATGCATATTGTGAAGAACCATCATTGAAGCCTGTGCATTTCTTTTATCAACTCCGTAGTCATTCTGATGTTCCTTTGAACCTGTAATCTGCAGCGCATAGCTTGCCCAATAAATGTAGAAGGGCTGGTCCGTTTTATTTTTTTCTTTTATAAAACTGATCATTTGACGATTTGTCTCATTCTCAAATGCCTCCTGCCTGTTGACACCAAGCTTTCCGGCGGCTCCTTCAATTGGCTTTCTTCCTTTACCCTTTTCTCCAATATAACCAGCCACACTGAGGTCGATTCCCGTACGTGCTTCATACTCATCATAACCGGGGAAATCGTAAAAAGCTGCATTTACCGGCATCGGAGAATCATATAAATCCTTGGAATCCTGCCATGCATCGGGGGCCCCGTTAAACAGTCCGTAATAGGCGTAATCATAGCCTTGATTTTCCGGGGCGTGTTTTGGCTCATCTCCCATATGCCATTTTCCCCACATAGCCGTGTGATAACCAGCATCTGATAACAGCTCAGCCGTGGTCACTTCGTTTGGGCTCAAACCT
This DNA window, taken from Lutimonas zeaxanthinifaciens, encodes the following:
- a CDS encoding ABC transporter permease is translated as MKTIVKIAWRNIWRNKRRTLITVASIMFALFFAIIMRGFQKGSYAKMKENAVESYSGYLQIQNKDYWDDKNINNTMDIDPDLVQEFREDSRVRVVFPRLESFALASSGESTKGIAVMGIDPDQEDEMTQVKSYLQEGQFIEQNDKSILVAEGLAKFLGIKVNDTLILFSSGYHGATAAGLYPVKGILKLPTPEMNRSTAYLPLLEAQNLFSAYDRFTSLIFDLYDMDQVEEVASMVSSKIDQDHYSVMGWQAMNKELLQMIETDNAGGVIMIAILYMVIAFGIFGTVLMMTNERIREFSVMISVGMQRVKLATVVVVELFFLTALAVLAGIIISLPVMFYFYYNPIEFSGDAVEVMQDFNFEPVMPMSIEPSIFVFQGIAISILSLIAMSYPTIKILKLDVVNGLRS
- a CDS encoding outer membrane lipoprotein-sorting protein, whose translation is MKFTHLFAFIMIFVVGESALYAQETLTAKEIIEKADEKIRGKTNKSVMEMQIIRPTWQRDIAMKSWANGLDYSMTYITSPARDKGQVFMKRKTEMWNWMPSIGRMIKIPASMMSQGWMGSDYTNDDILKESSIVVDYNHSLEGEEEVEGLSCYKIEMQPKEEAAVIWGKVYKWITKDEFIQIKSEYFDEDEELVKSDFGYDFKKMDGRLIPTRIEIVPAGEEGKKTVLFLKEIEFDIEIDDSYFSQQNMKRIR
- a CDS encoding alpha/beta hydrolase → MEKISFSLVSILFWTLTVVAQNGKVYDNLSMESKILDSERKFAIYLPPDYKNSERSYPVLYLLHGAGDDQTGWVQFGEVLHIADKAIKEGKATPMIIVMPDANTGQRGYFNDINGKWNYEDFFFEELMPYVEKTYRIKKEKRYRAISGLSMGGGGTFMYALRHPELFSSAAPLSAYVGPLTMEDFKEYFIDSKDEVYDEEELQNYFNNHNAVSLVNAMEVKKIASIRWYIDCGDDDFLYEGNSLVHIAMKKKEVPHEYRVRDGAHNWTYWRDSLPEVLQFVSQAFHQY
- a CDS encoding TolB family protein, yielding MNRLNPFVILLLFSLMPYQKLISQTDPTGIFFSHMDIGAVDHQGNVSYLSDDQEYLIEGSGKNMWFDDDQFHYLWKSIQGDFILRAQVKFVGSGVDPHRKIGWMARNSFRPNSEHVSAAVHGDGLVSLQFRDSIGGDTNELTSSDTSPDIVELERRGNTFIMGTAKLGQPLKKVIYEDSKLNNEVFVGLFVCSHNPDVVEKAIFRNVRIIKPFDESGEQYQDYLGSHMEVLDVETLHRKILFSSAHSIQAPNWTTDGKALIYNSNGYLYRYDLQSGRTSTINTGFAVRNNNDHVLSFDGKQLAISHHDDEDNGDSAIYTLPVEGSSEPVRVTKKGLGPSYLHGWSADAKELVFTGSRNNQYDIYSVEIATGEETQLTDTEGLDDGPEYDPSGNFIYFNSNRTGTMQLYRMKPDGSGVEQLTFDDLNDWFPHISPDGKKILFLSFGTDVESGDHPFYKHVYLRMMPVSGGEPKILSYVYGGQGTINVPSWSPDSKKVAFVSNSN
- a CDS encoding GW dipeptide domain-containing protein; its protein translation is MRITFLIICFVLTISCENKKKDYSPVKNEIAQNEVVVKEIQQTSGYTYLLVTESGQEFWLAVTKTDAKEGDKLYFTQAMEMSNFESKELNRVFDRIFFVDQISKEPIDAESKKAEVISKRKMEIQRMLDSIKISPAEGGQSIGELYANSKDFNKKKVRVRGQVVKVNKDIMDRNWVHLMDGTTGESRSDLTFTTQENVQVGDTVVFEGILAIDREFGAGYVYPLIVEEAVLR
- a CDS encoding class I SAM-dependent methyltransferase, whose translation is MGQFKEKEQYWNKVYNEKPLESVGWYQRVPNESLNLIQATELDKSAKIIDVGGGDSLLADHLLLNGFKNITVLDISEKAIERAQKRLGPLSAKIKWICTDIRVFKPSETYTIWHDRACLHFLTDDEDVELYRKVATSAVDSGGNLILGTFSKTGPLKCSGLPIRQYDAHALNNLFSNDFSRFHDFETIHVTPSGSIQNYVFCTFEKLSK
- a CDS encoding DUF7486 family protein, with product MRSVINYFGWIILFFLTFSGQAQREGQYEIQSDELQQFIWHVKALHPEGYTLDVKAFDENGNIYDVKALEDSNQKYIMEIKAFVREEQLPVKVLVSEEQYKPVAAIDNEGKVYAIKAITKNGSTLEVRGVRKSGHIVHIKAVADKEIFYGVKAISQKGKLNDIKGIKMYDKRSELNLNGIEVHAHVVALPQIQ
- a CDS encoding sulfatase-like hydrolase/transferase yields the protein MKSKLIFFFVIIIFIPLSSFSQVNDAPFEYYKKRNQDQWKQQDNEIDKKLADLEKRFGKKPNIIYILTDDIGWGELGWQGGGKHRGTPTPALDKMAFNGMRFWSAYAEPSCTPTRIAINTGRHPVRTGLLSVLWPGQKEGLSPNEVTTAELLSDAGYHTAMWGKWHMGDEPKHAPENQGYDYAYYGLFNGAPDAWQDSKDLYDSPMPVNAAFYDFPGYDEYEARTGIDLSVAGYIGEKGKGRKPIEGAAGKLGVNRQEAFENETNRQMISFIKEKNKTDQPFYIYWASYALQITGSKEHQNDYGVDKRNAQASMMVLHNMHVDNVLNTLKEEGIEENTLVIWISDNGPMYAFYPTSGYTLLRGAKGDVLEGGVRVPAMAYWPGMIEPNQDPNDIIHVTDLYTTACRVAGIEDKIPTDRITDGIDQTALLLLGEGNGRRNYITHYSGSQLGAIRYEDFKVHIKEGHGGLPGMDFYNIKRDPGEKYGKLYPGLFAVAPIQMFMKSHMELIQKYPHRDPKESH